In the Marinobacter sp. Arc7-DN-1 genome, CTGGAAGCGAACGACGGCCGCGACCTTGTCGGTCAGCAGATCAACAATTTTACCCTTGCCTTCATCACCCCATTGGGTGCCCAGCACAACAACGTTTTTACCCATGATTCTCTCTCAATGCGACTGCCCCGCAGGACAGGCGTTTCGCAAGTTTACCTGTAAATGAATTCACCGAAGCCCCGGGGGCATCAGCCCAGCTTCTCCACGACCCACTGGCCGCCCTGTTTAACCAGCTTCCGGTCACAGCCTCTGGCGGCCGGATCAACACCGTTATCCTCCGGCAAGGCACGGACAACGGTTTCTGTCATTCTCAGGCCGGAAATCACGCCTTCCAGGGCCGGGTCATCATCCGCCGGCGCCCAGACTGCGCCGGACTTCCGTACCAGCCGCTCACCCAGGGAAACCAGTGCGCGGATATCGAGACTGAACCCCGTCGCGGGCCGCGCCCGACCAAAATCACTGCCAATGGCATCGTAGCGCCCGCCCTTGGCGACCGAGTCGCCATGACCGGGAACGTAAGCCGCGAACACAAGTCCGGTGTGATAGTTGTAGCCACGCAACTCGCAGAAATCGAAGCCGAAACTGACTTCCGGGTAGTCCCGGCCCAGCATGTCCGACACACGGCCCAACTGATCCAGTGCCGCATCCAGATTGTCAGATGCACCTTGCAGGACACGGCGTGCCCCGGCCAGCGCTTCCGGGCCGCCACTGACCCGTGCGAGCTCACGCAGGTGGGCACCGGAAGAACCCGCCGGACACCCGCCCAGCAGCTCATCGAGCTCGGGAACTGACTTGCGAGCCATGGCATCAAAAATCGCGGCTTCGGTGTCTCGGTCAAAATCCGCTTCGCCGATCAGGCTCTCGTAAATCGACACGTGCGCCAGATCCAGGTGAATACGCGGCAGCCCGGCAACCCGAAGGGTTTCCAGCATC is a window encoding:
- a CDS encoding ATP phosphoribosyltransferase regulatory subunit, with the protein product MTVSDRWLLPDGVEDILPPLAGRIESLRRDVMDTCQRWGYQLVIPPLIEYLESLFTGTGHDLELQTFKLTDQLTGRMMGVRADMTPQAARIDAHTLGQDGITRLCYAGHVLHTRPRHMLTGRTPIQAGCELFGSASEAADMEVISLMLETLRVAGLPRIHLDLAHVSIYESLIGEADFDRDTEAAIFDAMARKSVPELDELLGGCPAGSSGAHLRELARVSGGPEALAGARRVLQGASDNLDAALDQLGRVSDMLGRDYPEVSFGFDFCELRGYNYHTGLVFAAYVPGHGDSVAKGGRYDAIGSDFGRARPATGFSLDIRALVSLGERLVRKSGAVWAPADDDPALEGVISGLRMTETVVRALPEDNGVDPAARGCDRKLVKQGGQWVVEKLG